One genomic segment of Bradyrhizobium diazoefficiens includes these proteins:
- a CDS encoding DUF6949 family protein: MTPEALNTFFSIGIGFALAGALVNGYQAATQRPAGFGLLQAGVAPKTFAAVPFLVFAAPFIIMRNTLRGMRLESRRFEFVMMATVIAGFWSMMSGTFFLMTLRAAGVLV, translated from the coding sequence ATGACACCTGAAGCTCTCAACACCTTCTTCTCGATCGGCATCGGTTTCGCGCTCGCCGGCGCGCTCGTGAATGGATATCAGGCGGCCACGCAGCGGCCCGCCGGCTTCGGCCTGTTGCAGGCCGGCGTCGCGCCGAAGACCTTCGCGGCGGTGCCGTTCCTGGTGTTCGCGGCGCCCTTCATCATCATGCGCAACACCCTGCGCGGCATGCGGCTGGAAAGCCGCCGCTTCGAATTCGTGATGATGGCGACGGTCATCGCCGGCTTCTGGAGCATGATGAGCGGCACCTTCTTCCTGATGACGCTGCGCGCCGCCGGCGTGCTGGTCTGA
- a CDS encoding gamma carbonic anhydrase family protein yields the protein MAIYELDGQAPDLPADGNYFIAETATVIGRVRLKAGASVWFGAVLRGDNEWIEIGESANVQDGSTCHTDLGFPMVIGRNCTVGHNVILHGCTIEEGALIGMGSIVMNGAKIGRNSIVGAGSVITEGKEFPERSLIIGSPARVIRTLDDAQVQKMGSAAKFYVANGPRFTKGLKRIG from the coding sequence ATGGCGATTTATGAGCTCGACGGGCAGGCGCCCGATCTTCCCGCCGACGGCAATTATTTCATCGCGGAGACCGCGACCGTAATCGGCCGCGTGCGCCTGAAGGCGGGTGCGAGCGTCTGGTTCGGCGCGGTGCTGCGCGGCGATAATGAGTGGATCGAGATCGGCGAGAGTGCCAATGTACAGGACGGCTCGACCTGCCACACCGATCTCGGCTTTCCCATGGTCATCGGCAGGAACTGCACCGTCGGCCACAACGTCATCCTGCACGGCTGCACGATCGAGGAGGGCGCGCTGATCGGCATGGGCTCGATCGTGATGAACGGCGCGAAGATCGGCCGCAACAGCATCGTCGGTGCAGGCTCGGTCATCACCGAGGGCAAGGAGTTTCCCGAACGTTCGCTGATCATCGGCTCGCCCGCGCGCGTGATCCGCACGCTCGATGACGCGCAGGTTCAGAAGATGGGAAGCGCGGCGAAATTCTATGTCGCCAACGGTCCGCGTTTCACCAAGGGACTGAAGCGTATCGGATGA
- a CDS encoding PAS-domain containing protein has protein sequence MNAAALGSGFNSGTKLFKKFVQFARGADALSVAEKVYSIAGFLAIVTAFLLVMSIQSVRLQTTYRHMHASSAEAAINVGLVNALIYAIVMDSRGIYMSSDRAAVKPFADGVVRRNRELADAVRSMERTVGDDDAGEIATFRQRIAQFIDFRKELVRRGLEISPAAAREWGDNDTNRTLRSELNGDLETLERIYRQRAHDADELANENRYAAAYLFGLGLAALFLAGLNVVVMRTSVVAALAEITQATDRIADGDVESEVPHLGRHDEIGRLARAVQHFRDAVARIFELEELELGTAQARDAARSERDKFNDKYQAKKWQLSAAINSMPQGLIMLDGKANVVAMNANYRRIYNLPETIQAGSTLEEILQHRVESGLFNGDVGKYVAAVLARIAKREPTAYEITLNDGRTIKIYERPMDGGGWVSVQEDVTEQRQRERILERTERFLATIVENVHEGIIAKDARTMRYLFINKAAEKQIGLARTQIVGRTARELFSAETAELIEKRDGQLLWQKQQLEPIVDTINNPVRGRRVVSWRRLQIGSATEDSHIFVTIAEDLADQAGAAA, from the coding sequence ATGAACGCTGCGGCGCTCGGATCCGGTTTCAATTCCGGAACCAAACTCTTTAAGAAATTTGTTCAGTTCGCGCGCGGCGCCGATGCGCTGAGCGTCGCGGAGAAGGTCTACAGCATCGCCGGCTTCCTGGCGATCGTCACCGCCTTCCTGCTCGTCATGTCGATCCAGTCGGTGCGATTGCAGACGACCTATCGGCACATGCACGCTAGCTCCGCTGAGGCTGCGATCAATGTCGGACTCGTCAACGCGCTGATCTATGCCATCGTCATGGATTCGCGCGGCATCTATATGTCGAGTGATCGTGCCGCGGTGAAGCCGTTCGCCGACGGGGTGGTGCGCCGCAATCGCGAGCTTGCCGACGCGGTGAGGAGCATGGAGCGGACGGTCGGTGACGATGATGCCGGAGAAATCGCCACGTTCCGGCAGCGCATCGCGCAGTTCATCGACTTCCGCAAGGAACTGGTGCGGCGCGGCCTGGAGATCAGCCCGGCGGCGGCGCGCGAATGGGGCGACAACGACACCAACCGGACGCTGCGCAGCGAGCTCAACGGGGATCTCGAGACGCTCGAACGGATCTATCGGCAGCGGGCCCACGATGCCGACGAGCTCGCCAACGAGAACCGCTACGCCGCCGCCTATTTGTTCGGGCTCGGACTCGCGGCCCTCTTTCTCGCCGGCTTGAATGTCGTCGTGATGCGGACCTCCGTCGTCGCGGCGCTGGCCGAGATCACGCAGGCGACCGACCGGATCGCGGACGGCGACGTCGAGAGCGAGGTGCCGCATCTGGGCCGTCATGACGAGATCGGGCGCCTCGCGCGCGCCGTGCAGCACTTCCGCGACGCCGTGGCGCGCATCTTCGAACTGGAGGAGCTCGAGCTCGGCACCGCGCAGGCGCGCGATGCGGCGAGGTCGGAGCGCGACAAGTTCAATGACAAGTACCAGGCCAAGAAATGGCAGCTCTCGGCTGCGATCAACAGCATGCCGCAGGGCCTGATCATGCTCGACGGCAAGGCCAATGTGGTCGCGATGAACGCCAACTACCGGCGGATCTACAATCTGCCCGAGACGATCCAAGCGGGATCGACGCTCGAGGAAATCCTCCAGCACCGGGTCGAGAGCGGGTTGTTCAACGGCGACGTCGGGAAATATGTTGCCGCAGTTCTCGCCCGGATCGCCAAGCGCGAGCCGACGGCCTATGAGATCACCCTGAACGACGGCCGCACCATCAAGATCTATGAGCGTCCCATGGACGGCGGCGGCTGGGTCTCGGTGCAGGAGGACGTCACCGAGCAGCGCCAGCGCGAGCGCATCCTCGAGCGGACCGAGCGCTTTCTCGCCACCATCGTCGAAAATGTGCATGAGGGCATCATCGCCAAGGACGCCCGCACGATGCGCTATCTGTTCATCAACAAGGCTGCCGAGAAGCAGATTGGCCTGGCGCGCACTCAGATCGTCGGCAGGACTGCGCGCGAATTGTTCTCGGCGGAGACGGCCGAACTCATCGAGAAGCGTGATGGGCAGTTGCTCTGGCAAAAGCAACAGCTCGAGCCGATCGTCGACACCATCAACAATCCGGTTCGCGGCCGGCGCGTGGTATCCTGGAGACGATTGCAGATTGGCAGTGCGACGGAGGACTCGCACATATTCGTGACGATCGCCGAGGATCTCGCCGATCAGGCGGGAGCGGCTGCGTAA
- a CDS encoding aspartate/glutamate racemase family protein, which translates to MRLHVVNPNTTASMTAKIAAAARAMASSGTEIDARQPSMGPVSIEGFYDEAFAVPGMLGCIREADRDGADAHIIACFDDTGLDAARAAAKAPVIGIGEAGFHVASLIAARFAVVTTLGVSIVPLEHNLRKYGLAERCARVRAAEVPVLALEERNTDALGKISAEITAAIRDDRAEAIVLGCAGMADLATELTTTHGLPVIDGIAAAVMLAEGLVRLGLKTSRLGPYAAPRSKPYSGPFAPFQP; encoded by the coding sequence ATGCGACTGCACGTCGTCAATCCCAATACCACCGCGTCGATGACGGCGAAGATCGCTGCCGCTGCGCGCGCGATGGCTTCGTCCGGCACCGAGATCGATGCGCGACAGCCGTCGATGGGCCCGGTCTCGATCGAGGGGTTCTACGACGAGGCCTTCGCGGTGCCCGGCATGCTCGGCTGCATCCGCGAGGCCGACCGCGACGGCGCGGATGCACACATCATCGCCTGCTTCGATGACACTGGCCTCGACGCCGCCCGTGCTGCCGCGAAGGCACCGGTGATCGGCATCGGCGAAGCCGGCTTCCACGTCGCCAGCCTGATCGCGGCACGCTTTGCCGTGGTGACGACGCTCGGTGTCTCCATCGTGCCGCTTGAACACAACTTGCGGAAATACGGCCTCGCTGAGCGCTGCGCCCGCGTCCGCGCCGCCGAGGTCCCCGTGCTCGCGCTCGAGGAGCGCAATACAGACGCATTGGGAAAAATCTCCGCGGAGATCACGGCTGCGATCCGCGACGATCGCGCCGAAGCCATCGTGCTCGGCTGCGCCGGCATGGCTGATCTCGCCACTGAACTCACCACGACGCACGGCCTACCCGTGATCGACGGCATCGCCGCGGCGGTAATGCTGGCGGAAGGACTGGTGCGGCTCGGGCTGAAGACGTCGCGGCTCGGGCCCTACGCCGCGCCGCGATCGAAGCCCTATTCCGGCCCGTTCGCGCCGTTTCAGCCTTGA
- a CDS encoding ABC transporter permease, with translation MLFLYGPMIAIYVLSFQRPQGGLTFPMNGVSTFWITKLFHGTGIVDLGAAFRRSLLLGLIVMIVTVVLSVAAGMAFRRKFKAQSILFYSAIASLIVPSIITSLGISLEFRIIDDLIKAHWNENFETSMGLLTSGLGAHLTWTLPFGLLIMFAIFNRFDPRLEEAARDLGATPWQTFRYVVLPIILPSVIGIGLFGFTLSWDELAHSSQAIGAVNTLPLDLQGLTTTVTNPDIYALGTVISAVSFTVIALALGTIHVLNKRQAAKGSDAGQGLV, from the coding sequence GTGCTGTTTCTCTACGGCCCGATGATCGCCATCTATGTCCTGTCGTTCCAGAGGCCGCAGGGCGGCCTCACCTTCCCGATGAATGGCGTGTCGACCTTCTGGATCACAAAACTGTTCCACGGCACCGGCATCGTCGATCTCGGCGCCGCCTTCCGCCGCTCGCTGCTGCTCGGCCTGATCGTGATGATCGTCACCGTCGTGCTGTCGGTCGCCGCCGGCATGGCGTTCCGACGCAAGTTCAAGGCACAGAGCATCTTGTTCTACTCGGCCATCGCGAGCCTGATCGTGCCCTCGATCATCACCTCGCTCGGCATCTCGCTGGAATTCCGCATCATCGACGATCTGATCAAGGCGCATTGGAATGAGAATTTCGAGACCTCGATGGGCCTGCTCACCTCGGGTCTCGGTGCGCATCTGACCTGGACGCTGCCGTTCGGGCTTCTGATCATGTTCGCGATCTTCAACCGCTTCGACCCCAGGCTGGAGGAGGCCGCGCGCGATCTCGGCGCAACGCCGTGGCAGACGTTCCGCTATGTCGTGCTGCCGATTATCCTGCCTTCCGTTATTGGCATCGGCCTGTTCGGCTTCACGCTGTCCTGGGACGAGCTTGCCCACTCCAGCCAGGCGATCGGCGCGGTGAACACGTTGCCGCTCGACCTCCAGGGCCTCACCACCACTGTGACCAACCCCGACATCTATGCGCTTGGCACCGTGATCTCGGCGGTCTCGTTCACGGTCATTGCCCTTGCACTCGGCACCATCCACGTGCTCAACAAGCGGCAAGCGGCCAAGGGTTCGGATGCCGGCCAGGGACTCGTCTAA
- a CDS encoding ABC transporter permease, translating into MSEEVLQQASPGLIPGSGTARAAKPTRLSPSCVSWLQAGPMMLVFLAFFLIPLVFVVIVSFWDYNEYQLLPAFSGRGYTDTFEGCIAQLPDLCTIGKTYLKTLKLCFLVWAITLFIGFWVAYFLAFHVRSRTWQMGLSLLCTIPFWTSNVIRMIAWIPLLGRNGLVNSGLMKTGLVNQPLEWLLFSEFSVVLALVHLFTFFMVVPIFNSMIRIDKSLIEAAYDAGATGFQTLANVIIPLAKPGIVIGSIFVITIVMGDFITIGVMGGQQIAAAGKIIETRVNALQFPAAAANAVILLAITFLIITMMSRIVDIKKEL; encoded by the coding sequence ATGTCGGAAGAGGTCCTGCAACAGGCGTCCCCGGGATTGATCCCGGGGTCGGGCACAGCGCGCGCCGCAAAGCCGACGCGGCTGTCGCCCTCCTGCGTCTCCTGGCTCCAGGCCGGACCGATGATGCTGGTGTTTCTCGCCTTCTTCCTGATTCCGCTCGTCTTCGTCGTCATCGTCTCCTTCTGGGACTACAATGAATACCAGCTGCTGCCGGCCTTCTCGGGCCGCGGCTACACCGACACATTCGAAGGCTGCATCGCGCAGCTCCCCGATCTCTGCACGATCGGCAAGACCTATCTGAAGACGCTCAAACTCTGCTTCCTGGTCTGGGCCATCACGCTGTTCATCGGCTTCTGGGTCGCCTACTTCCTTGCCTTCCACGTCAGGTCCAGGACCTGGCAGATGGGACTGTCGCTGCTCTGCACGATCCCGTTCTGGACCTCCAACGTGATCCGCATGATCGCCTGGATTCCGCTGCTCGGCCGCAACGGCCTCGTCAACTCCGGCCTGATGAAGACCGGGCTGGTCAACCAACCCTTGGAGTGGCTGCTGTTCTCCGAATTCTCCGTGGTGCTGGCGCTGGTCCATCTCTTCACCTTCTTCATGGTGGTGCCGATCTTCAATTCGATGATCCGCATCGACAAGTCGCTGATCGAGGCGGCCTATGATGCCGGCGCCACCGGCTTCCAGACCCTGGCCAACGTCATCATCCCTTTGGCAAAGCCCGGCATCGTGATCGGCTCGATCTTCGTCATCACCATTGTCATGGGCGATTTCATCACCATCGGCGTAATGGGCGGCCAGCAGATCGCCGCCGCCGGCAAGATCATCGAGACGCGCGTGAACGCGCTGCAATTCCCCGCGGCGGCCGCCAACGCGGTGATCCTGCTCGCCATTACCTTCCTGATCATCACCATGATGTCGCGCATCGTCGACATCAAGAAGGAGCTCTAG
- a CDS encoding ABC transporter substrate-binding protein produces MTETTKKGLSRRTLLKGSASLAGLAAGSGAITGFPYVQSAETKVLRYLGTAVNEGDDISRQCLKDTGIKIEYITATTDDVTNRVMTQPNSFDVLDTEYFSLKKIVPSGNILALDAKKIKEFDNITPVFTKGETPGGKKIGGQGTAPWKVLYLEGKDSKKFATSATEFVTLIPTVYNADTLGIRPDLIKRPISSWSELLNPEFKGKASILNIPSIGIMDAAMVVEATGKYKYADKGNMTKDEIDLTMKVMTEAKKAGQFRAFWKDFNESVNLMASGETVIQSMWSPAVTKVRSMGIACTFQPLKEGYRSWASGFCVSKGVSGAKLDWTYEFVNWFLSGYAGAYLNRQGYYSAVLSTAKAHMEPYEWAYWMEGKPAEKDIKAPDGSLLEKAGSVRDGGSYEDRMGAVACWNAVMDENDYMVRKWNEFIAA; encoded by the coding sequence ATGACCGAGACGACCAAGAAGGGCCTCAGCCGCCGCACCCTGCTCAAGGGCAGTGCCAGTCTCGCCGGCCTTGCCGCCGGCTCCGGGGCGATCACCGGCTTTCCCTATGTACAGTCGGCCGAGACCAAGGTGCTGCGCTATCTCGGTACCGCCGTGAACGAAGGCGACGACATCTCCAGGCAGTGCCTGAAGGACACCGGCATCAAGATCGAATACATCACCGCGACCACCGACGACGTCACCAACCGCGTGATGACCCAGCCGAACTCGTTCGACGTGCTCGACACCGAATATTTCTCGCTGAAGAAGATCGTGCCGTCAGGCAACATCCTTGCCCTCGACGCAAAGAAGATCAAGGAATTCGACAACATCACGCCCGTCTTCACCAAGGGCGAGACGCCCGGCGGCAAGAAGATCGGCGGCCAGGGCACCGCGCCCTGGAAGGTGCTCTATCTCGAAGGCAAGGACTCCAAGAAATTCGCGACATCGGCGACGGAATTCGTCACCCTGATCCCGACAGTCTACAACGCCGACACGCTCGGCATCCGCCCCGATTTGATCAAGCGGCCGATCAGCTCGTGGTCCGAGCTGCTCAACCCCGAGTTCAAGGGCAAGGCCTCGATCCTCAACATCCCCTCGATCGGCATCATGGATGCCGCGATGGTCGTGGAAGCCACGGGCAAGTACAAATATGCCGACAAGGGCAACATGACCAAGGACGAGATCGATCTCACCATGAAGGTGATGACCGAGGCCAAGAAGGCGGGCCAGTTCCGCGCGTTCTGGAAGGATTTCAACGAGAGCGTCAACCTGATGGCCTCGGGCGAGACCGTGATCCAGTCGATGTGGTCGCCGGCGGTGACCAAGGTGCGCTCGATGGGCATCGCCTGCACCTTCCAACCGCTGAAGGAAGGCTATCGCTCCTGGGCCTCGGGCTTCTGCGTCTCCAAGGGCGTGTCGGGTGCGAAGCTCGACTGGACCTATGAGTTCGTCAACTGGTTCCTGTCCGGCTATGCCGGCGCTTATCTCAATCGCCAGGGCTACTACTCCGCCGTGCTCTCCACCGCGAAGGCGCATATGGAGCCCTATGAGTGGGCGTACTGGATGGAAGGCAAGCCGGCCGAAAAGGACATCAAGGCGCCCGACGGCTCGCTGCTGGAGAAGGCAGGCTCCGTGCGTGACGGCGGCTCCTACGAGGATCGCATGGGCGCGGTCGCGTGCTGGAACGCCGTGATGGACGAGAACGACTACATGGTCCGCAAGTGGAACGAGTTCATCGCGGCGTAA
- a CDS encoding ABC transporter ATP-binding protein yields the protein MATPAALELVAVTKRYDTTLAVDNVSLKIPAGTYCCLLGPSGCGKTSTLRMIAGHEAVSAGDIILGAQNVTDLAPAKRGTAMMFQSYALFPHLTVLDNVAFALKMRGVDRAARHKRAGELLELVAMTSYASRLPAQLSGGQQQRVALARALITEPQILLLDEPLSALDPFLRVRMRGELKRLQRELGISFIQVTHGQEEAMALADHIVVMNHGRIEQQGTARDIFHHPRTEFVARFIGGHNVLSDAGKLIAVRADQFGIRSVADGAFGAPALLTQTEYQGSYIAVSLTLDDGTALFSHVPEATFDVHPFRPGDRVLVTWDPAKAQRLQ from the coding sequence ATGGCCACTCCCGCCGCTCTCGAACTGGTCGCCGTCACCAAGCGCTACGACACCACGCTGGCAGTCGACAACGTCAGCCTGAAGATCCCGGCCGGCACTTATTGCTGCCTGCTCGGCCCCTCCGGCTGCGGCAAGACCTCGACCCTGCGGATGATCGCGGGCCACGAGGCGGTCAGCGCGGGCGACATCATCCTCGGCGCGCAGAACGTCACTGACCTCGCGCCCGCGAAGCGCGGCACGGCGATGATGTTCCAGTCCTACGCCCTGTTTCCGCATCTGACCGTGCTCGACAACGTGGCGTTTGCCCTGAAAATGCGCGGCGTCGACCGTGCTGCCAGACACAAGCGTGCCGGCGAGTTACTCGAGCTCGTCGCGATGACATCCTATGCCAGCCGCCTCCCTGCACAACTCTCCGGCGGCCAGCAGCAGCGCGTTGCGCTCGCCCGCGCCCTCATCACTGAGCCGCAGATCCTCTTGCTCGACGAGCCGCTGTCGGCGCTCGATCCATTCCTGCGGGTGAGGATGCGCGGCGAGCTGAAGCGGCTGCAGCGCGAGCTCGGCATCAGCTTCATCCAGGTCACCCATGGCCAGGAGGAAGCGATGGCGCTCGCCGACCACATCGTGGTGATGAACCACGGCAGGATCGAGCAGCAGGGCACCGCGCGCGACATCTTCCACCATCCCCGCACCGAATTCGTGGCGCGCTTCATCGGCGGCCACAACGTCCTCAGCGACGCCGGCAAACTGATCGCGGTGCGCGCCGATCAGTTCGGCATCCGGTCGGTCGCTGACGGCGCGTTCGGCGCGCCGGCGCTGCTGACCCAGACGGAATACCAGGGCTCCTACATCGCGGTCTCGCTCACGCTCGACGACGGCACCGCCCTGTTCTCCCACGTTCCCGAGGCCACCTTCGACGTCCACCCCTTCCGTCCGGGCGATCGCGTGCTGGTCACCTGGGATCCCGCCAAGGCGCAGCGTCTGCAATAG
- a CDS encoding GntR family transcriptional regulator, with translation MAANTRQKSVVPDASDRVSRIREGVTAAILEHRLLPGTKLGEDEIGEIYGASRTLVRTALQQLTHEGIVNIEKNRGAFVARPSPADAREVFEARRLIEPTIVDHAIDAASSVWIDRLQQHLAEEREAELRGDARASVRLSGEFHRLVAEMSGHSIYLGFLKELIARSSLIILLYRRHDTPVCGTSHHGRIVIAIRKRDKQVARAQMLSHLREIEAELFLKDPAADELRLADVLGA, from the coding sequence ATGGCCGCCAACACCCGCCAAAAATCCGTCGTGCCAGATGCGAGCGATCGCGTCAGCCGGATCAGGGAGGGCGTGACCGCCGCGATCCTCGAGCATCGATTGCTGCCGGGGACGAAGCTCGGCGAGGATGAGATCGGCGAGATCTATGGCGCGAGCCGCACGCTGGTGCGCACCGCGCTTCAGCAGCTCACCCATGAAGGCATCGTCAACATCGAGAAGAACCGCGGCGCCTTCGTCGCGCGGCCGAGCCCTGCGGATGCCCGCGAAGTGTTCGAGGCGCGCCGCCTGATCGAGCCGACCATCGTCGATCACGCGATCGATGCGGCATCATCTGTCTGGATCGATCGCCTTCAGCAACATCTTGCCGAAGAGCGCGAGGCCGAGCTGCGCGGCGATGCACGCGCCTCGGTCCGCCTCTCCGGCGAATTTCACCGTCTCGTTGCCGAAATGAGCGGGCACAGCATCTATCTCGGCTTCCTCAAGGAGCTGATCGCGCGCTCCTCGCTGATCATCCTGCTCTACCGCCGCCATGACACGCCGGTCTGCGGCACCTCACATCACGGCCGCATCGTCATCGCGATCCGCAAGCGCGACAAACAGGTCGCGCGCGCGCAGATGCTGTCGCATCTGCGCGAGATCGAGGCCGAGCTATTCCTGAAGGATCCCGCTGCCGACGAGCTGCGGCTAGCAGACGTGCTCGGCGCGTGA
- the glsA gene encoding glutaminase A yields the protein MARSLADERDTAHQTGYVSTGHLPGSETVQSLVNEAQRRFQSNRDGTNSQVYPALARVPSELFGVCVVGTSGQVYGAGDVDYQFSIMSVSKPFLFALVCEAIGPEEARTKLGANATGLPFNSLAAIEQGSGRTNPMVNAGAIATTSLAPGATPAARWNFIHEGLSRFAGRELPLNEEVYASASQTNFRNRSIARLLESYDRIYCDAKEATDQYTRQCSLNVSARDLAVMGATLADGGVNPVTKQRVVDASVCHYALAVMITAGLYETSGDWLYDIGLPGKSGIGGGIVAVSPGKGGFGTFAPPLDAAGNSVRGQLAAKFLSQRLGLDLFVSQPEE from the coding sequence ATGGCGCGATCTCTGGCTGACGAGCGAGATACTGCCCACCAGACGGGTTACGTCTCAACCGGCCATTTGCCCGGCTCTGAGACTGTGCAGTCCTTGGTGAACGAGGCGCAGCGACGGTTTCAATCAAATCGCGACGGAACCAATTCGCAGGTCTACCCCGCGCTTGCGCGGGTCCCCAGTGAGCTATTTGGTGTCTGTGTCGTCGGAACCTCGGGCCAAGTCTACGGTGCCGGCGACGTTGACTACCAATTTTCCATCATGAGCGTGTCAAAACCGTTCCTGTTCGCGCTGGTCTGTGAGGCGATCGGCCCCGAGGAGGCGCGCACCAAGCTTGGCGCAAACGCGACCGGGCTCCCGTTCAATTCGCTTGCCGCGATCGAGCAGGGCAGCGGCCGCACCAATCCCATGGTGAATGCCGGCGCGATCGCGACGACCAGCCTTGCGCCGGGCGCTACTCCCGCAGCGCGTTGGAATTTCATCCACGAGGGGTTGTCGCGCTTCGCCGGCCGCGAGCTCCCTCTCAATGAAGAAGTCTATGCCTCCGCATCGCAGACCAATTTCCGCAATCGCAGCATCGCGCGGCTCCTGGAGAGCTACGATCGCATCTATTGCGATGCGAAGGAGGCGACCGACCAGTACACCCGGCAATGTTCGCTGAACGTGAGCGCCCGCGATCTCGCCGTGATGGGGGCGACGCTGGCCGACGGTGGTGTCAATCCGGTCACGAAACAGCGTGTGGTCGACGCATCGGTCTGTCACTACGCGCTCGCCGTCATGATCACGGCCGGGCTCTACGAGACGTCCGGAGACTGGCTCTACGACATCGGCCTGCCCGGAAAGAGCGGGATCGGCGGCGGCATCGTCGCGGTCTCGCCCGGCAAGGGCGGCTTCGGCACCTTTGCCCCACCGCTCGATGCCGCCGGCAACAGCGTGCGGGGACAGCTCGCCGCGAAGTTCCTGTCGCAGCGGCTGGGCCTGGATTTGTTCGTATCGCAACCGGAAGAGTGA
- a CDS encoding MFS transporter yields MATQTISIGGIHQDERASWIPMIAIALGQMIMSFNVASLPVAMGGMVASFGVAPTTVATGIVAYSMLVAGFVMLGAKLAQRFGALQVFRGAVVLFFVSQLMMTFSPTATVMIAAQALCGAAGSVIVPSLVALIAENYAGRQQATALGALGSARAAAGVLAFVIGGVLGTYIGWRPAFGILIAASAIVFLMSFRLKPDRGRPDVQIDLVGVALAASAVILISFGFNNLNGWGLAVATSNAPFDLVGLSPAPIMIVLGIVLGQGFLMWTHRRQAAGKTPLLALEVIDSPEERCAVFALFAVVALEAALNFTVPLYIQIVQGRSPIATAIAMMPFNLTVFFSAMLIVNVYERLTPRQIGRYGFACCTIALVWLAFVVRNDWSEVPVLLGLVLFGIGQGSLVTLLFNVLVTASPKALAGDVGSLRGTTQNLAAALGTAVAGALLVGLLSTIALGKITASPVLTPELQAQVDLDNITFVSNDRLRSVLERTSGTPEQVAEAVRVNTEARLRALKIGLLIMAGLALIAIIPAGRLPNYLPGEIPGDESAAKT; encoded by the coding sequence ATGGCCACGCAGACAATCTCGATCGGCGGCATTCACCAGGACGAACGCGCATCGTGGATTCCCATGATCGCGATCGCGCTCGGCCAGATGATCATGTCGTTCAACGTGGCCTCGCTGCCGGTCGCAATGGGCGGCATGGTCGCGAGTTTCGGCGTGGCGCCGACCACGGTTGCGACGGGGATCGTCGCGTACTCCATGCTGGTCGCGGGTTTCGTGATGCTCGGCGCCAAGCTCGCCCAGCGTTTCGGCGCGTTGCAGGTGTTCCGCGGTGCGGTCGTGCTCTTCTTCGTCTCCCAACTCATGATGACGTTCAGCCCGACGGCGACGGTCATGATCGCGGCGCAGGCGCTGTGTGGCGCGGCAGGATCGGTGATCGTTCCCTCGTTGGTTGCGCTGATTGCGGAAAACTATGCCGGCCGGCAGCAGGCGACCGCGCTGGGCGCGCTCGGCTCGGCACGCGCGGCCGCCGGCGTGCTGGCCTTCGTCATCGGCGGCGTGCTCGGCACTTATATTGGCTGGCGTCCGGCGTTCGGTATCCTGATTGCGGCCTCCGCCATCGTCTTCCTGATGAGCTTCCGCCTGAAGCCGGATCGCGGCCGGCCTGATGTGCAGATCGATCTCGTCGGCGTGGCTCTTGCCGCAAGCGCGGTCATCCTGATCAGCTTCGGCTTCAACAATCTCAATGGCTGGGGCCTCGCGGTCGCGACCTCCAATGCACCCTTCGATCTCGTCGGTCTCTCGCCTGCGCCGATCATGATCGTCCTCGGCATCGTGCTGGGCCAGGGCTTCCTGATGTGGACGCACCGGCGCCAGGCCGCAGGCAAGACACCGCTGCTGGCACTCGAGGTGATCGACTCGCCGGAAGAACGCTGCGCGGTCTTTGCACTGTTTGCAGTCGTGGCGCTCGAGGCGGCTCTGAACTTCACGGTGCCGCTCTACATCCAGATCGTGCAGGGGCGCTCGCCGATTGCGACCGCGATCGCCATGATGCCGTTCAATCTCACGGTCTTCTTCTCTGCGATGCTGATCGTGAATGTCTATGAGCGGTTGACGCCGCGTCAGATCGGCCGCTACGGCTTTGCATGCTGCACCATCGCGCTGGTATGGCTCGCCTTTGTCGTGCGCAACGACTGGAGCGAGGTCCCCGTCCTGCTCGGGCTGGTGCTGTTTGGCATAGGCCAGGGCTCGCTGGTGACGTTGCTGTTCAACGTGCTGGTGACGGCCTCGCCGAAGGCGCTTGCCGGCGACGTCGGCTCGCTGCGCGGCACGACGCAGAATCTCGCCGCGGCGCTCGGGACAGCCGTGGCGGGAGCTCTGCTGGTGGGCCTGCTCAGCACCATCGCACTCGGCAAGATCACGGCGAGCCCGGTGCTGACGCCGGAGCTTCAGGCCCAGGTCGATCTCGACAACATCACCTTCGTCAGCAACGACCGCCTGCGCAGCGTGCTCGAACGTACGAGCGGCACGCCGGAGCAGGTCGCGGAGGCGGTGCGGGTGAATACCGAGGCGCGGCTGCGAGCGCTCAAGATCGGCCTTCTGATCATGGCGGGCCTCGCGCTGATCGCGATCATTCCGGCGGGACGGCTGCCGAACTATCTGCCGGGCGAGATTCCCGGCGATGAGTCCGCTGCAAAGACCTGA